A DNA window from Acidobacteriota bacterium contains the following coding sequences:
- a CDS encoding PQQ-binding-like beta-propeller repeat protein — protein MKRSFVFVVSCLLLIVTVDRADAQWARFRGPNGSGVDLSVGYPVEFSPTKNVAWKASVPYGQSSPIVVGTRLYGTASEGDRLITFCLDTRTGRELWRREVRRERVQAAYKANDPASPTPAADESGVVAFFPEFGLVSYNNDGQVRWTSRLGPFKNFYGMAGSPIIEGGTVVLVCDQQAGSFVIALDRSTGRLRWKTGRPGMMIGWSTPMVFRPDATRADLIVLGSTRLDAYDLASGAQRWWLPVASGGAMGTPLAHGDTLMITTLGSNEPSMPTFAAVLSQYDKDKDGRLSLQEFRGDADLGEHFGWIDENDDKFIVAQEWNKTRAYDVGEWGTIAVRPGSARGQLEPGAIRWRLKKNIPYIPAPLLYQGVYYMVKTGGIITSLDPATGRILKEGRSPGALGEYYASPVAADGKVFLANTEGKITVLKAGAEWEVLAVNEMDDEVNATPALSDGRVYVRTHSALYCFSTSR, from the coding sequence ATGAAGCGCTCATTTGTTTTCGTTGTGTCCTGTCTGCTGTTGATCGTCACCGTTGACCGCGCCGACGCGCAGTGGGCGCGGTTTCGCGGGCCAAACGGGTCTGGTGTCGATTTGTCGGTCGGGTATCCCGTCGAGTTTTCGCCTACCAAGAACGTGGCGTGGAAGGCGTCGGTGCCCTACGGGCAGTCGTCACCGATCGTAGTGGGCACCCGGCTCTACGGCACCGCCAGCGAAGGCGACCGGTTGATCACGTTCTGCCTGGACACGCGGACCGGCCGGGAACTATGGCGCCGGGAAGTCCGGCGAGAGCGAGTGCAGGCCGCATACAAAGCCAATGATCCGGCATCGCCAACCCCAGCGGCCGACGAGAGCGGGGTCGTGGCCTTCTTCCCTGAATTTGGATTGGTGTCGTACAACAACGACGGGCAAGTGCGTTGGACCTCCCGCCTCGGCCCCTTTAAGAACTTCTACGGAATGGCAGGTTCGCCAATCATCGAAGGGGGCACGGTCGTGCTGGTATGCGACCAGCAGGCGGGGTCCTTTGTCATTGCGCTCGACCGCTCGACCGGGCGTCTGCGATGGAAGACCGGCCGGCCAGGCATGATGATTGGGTGGTCGACGCCCATGGTCTTTCGACCGGACGCGACGCGCGCGGACTTGATCGTGCTCGGCTCGACGCGTCTCGACGCCTACGATCTCGCGTCCGGCGCGCAGCGCTGGTGGCTGCCGGTGGCGTCCGGTGGCGCAATGGGCACGCCGTTGGCGCACGGTGACACCCTGATGATCACCACCCTTGGCAGCAATGAGCCGTCGATGCCGACCTTCGCCGCGGTGCTGTCGCAATACGACAAGGACAAGGACGGGCGCCTGTCATTGCAAGAGTTTCGCGGTGATGCGGACCTTGGGGAGCACTTCGGCTGGATCGATGAGAACGACGACAAGTTCATCGTCGCCCAGGAATGGAACAAGACGCGGGCGTATGACGTGGGCGAGTGGGGGACGATCGCCGTTCGCCCGGGCAGCGCGCGGGGCCAGCTCGAGCCGGGCGCGATTCGCTGGCGCCTTAAGAAGAACATCCCGTACATTCCGGCGCCGCTGCTGTACCAGGGCGTGTATTACATGGTGAAAACCGGCGGCATCATCACCTCGCTTGATCCCGCGACAGGCCGCATCCTGAAGGAGGGCCGGAGCCCCGGCGCGCTGGGCGAGTACTATGCGTCACCGGTTGCCGCGGACGGTAAGGTGTTCCTCGCGAATACCGAAGGCAAGATCACCGTTCTCAAAGCTGGTGCGGAGTGGGAGGTGCTCGCCGTCAACGAAATGGACGACGAGGTCAATGCAACGCCCGCCCTGAGCGATGGACGGGTCTACGTGCGGACGCACAGCGCATTGTACTGCTTCAGCACCTCGCGTTAG
- a CDS encoding DUF1801 domain-containing protein — MAELKTKQTEASVEEYLDTIEDPRRRADCAAISALMKRVTKFEPKMWGPSIVGFGSYHYRYETGHEGDACLAGFSFRRPEIVVYIADGFESREELLQQIGKHRTGKVCLYIKRLSDIDVGVLEKLVKASVAEVRKRYPS, encoded by the coding sequence ATGGCTGAACTGAAGACGAAGCAGACGGAAGCAAGCGTTGAGGAGTATCTCGACACCATCGAGGATCCGCGTCGCCGAGCCGACTGTGCGGCGATATCCGCACTCATGAAGAGAGTGACGAAATTCGAGCCCAAGATGTGGGGGCCAAGCATCGTTGGCTTCGGCAGCTACCACTACCGGTACGAGACTGGGCACGAAGGCGACGCATGCCTCGCCGGGTTCTCGTTTAGAAGGCCAGAGATTGTTGTCTACATCGCAGATGGTTTTGAATCTCGCGAGGAACTCCTGCAGCAGATTGGAAAGCACAGGACGGGCAAGGTCTGCCTCTACATCAAGAGGCTCTCAGACATAGACGTCGGAGTCCTTGAGAAACTCGTCAAAGCGTCAGTGGCCGAGGTGCGAAAGCGATACCCGTCGTGA
- a CDS encoding DinB family protein: protein MADINTALDASKDAIQQLIIAGERTGTAWTSPRAPGKWSPSQIVEHVARGLEEAANIAAGRPSKLPKLPAVVLLILRLLFFKRILRKAVFPKGWKAHKAMDPASGPATPAEGRVRLETAHQQFDEACRQAASHGERMRTIFGAVPVEDCVRFVELHTRHHGKQMADR from the coding sequence ATGGCGGACATCAACACGGCACTCGACGCAAGCAAAGATGCGATTCAGCAATTGATCATCGCCGGCGAGCGCACAGGGACCGCCTGGACTTCGCCACGTGCGCCGGGAAAGTGGTCGCCCAGCCAGATCGTGGAGCACGTCGCCCGCGGCCTTGAGGAGGCGGCCAACATAGCGGCTGGCCGTCCCTCAAAGCTTCCAAAGCTTCCCGCAGTCGTTCTCCTCATCCTCCGGCTCCTGTTCTTCAAGCGAATACTGAGGAAGGCAGTGTTCCCAAAGGGGTGGAAGGCCCACAAGGCGATGGATCCCGCGAGCGGGCCCGCGACGCCTGCCGAGGGACGCGTTCGCCTCGAGACGGCGCACCAGCAGTTCGACGAGGCCTGCCGCCAGGCCGCCTCGCACGGCGAGCGGATGCGAACGATCTTCGGTGCGGTGCCCGTGGAGGACTGCGTGCGCTTCGTGGAACTCCACACGCGCCATCACGGCAAGCAGATGGCGGACCGTTAG
- a CDS encoding restriction endonuclease: MGPVLDALRELGGSGKPREVLDLVADRHGLSDANLEATLKSGQTRFYNQVHWARQYLVWEGLVDGSTHGVWSLTSTGFETSLDDEAAHRLALKWGKIHAAAKRKSDDADEEDAPVPAAEVVADQDNRYLLLEILKKVTPQGFESICGRLLRESGFEKVTVTGRSKDEGIDGIGILQVNPFVSFKVLFQCKRYKGSVSRAQVGDFRNAMIGRADKGIIIITTGTFTADARREADRDGAPPVELVDGDKLVEMFERVGLGLKPRTVYELDRAFFANYLPSET; this comes from the coding sequence ATGGGTCCGGTGCTCGATGCGCTGCGGGAACTCGGCGGTTCCGGCAAGCCGCGCGAGGTACTTGACCTCGTTGCAGATCGCCACGGGCTCTCCGACGCCAATCTTGAGGCTACTCTGAAGTCGGGCCAGACGCGGTTCTATAACCAAGTTCACTGGGCACGCCAATACCTGGTCTGGGAAGGCCTCGTTGATGGCTCGACTCACGGGGTGTGGTCCTTGACCTCCACCGGCTTCGAGACTTCGCTCGACGACGAGGCGGCGCACCGGCTAGCTCTCAAGTGGGGCAAGATTCACGCCGCAGCCAAGCGAAAGAGCGACGATGCCGACGAGGAAGACGCTCCCGTGCCCGCTGCGGAGGTCGTCGCCGACCAGGACAATCGGTATCTCCTGCTCGAGATCCTCAAGAAGGTGACCCCTCAAGGGTTCGAGAGCATCTGCGGTCGCCTGCTTCGGGAGTCGGGTTTCGAGAAAGTAACCGTCACCGGGCGGTCCAAAGATGAGGGTATTGATGGCATCGGAATTCTGCAGGTCAATCCCTTTGTGAGTTTCAAGGTCCTCTTCCAGTGCAAGCGATACAAGGGTTCAGTGTCCAGGGCTCAGGTCGGTGACTTTCGAAATGCAATGATCGGCCGCGCTGACAAGGGCATCATCATCATCACCACCGGCACGTTCACGGCGGATGCGCGTCGCGAGGCCGACCGGGATGGTGCTCCTCCGGTCGAACTCGTCGATGGCGACAAGCTCGTCGAGATGTTCGAGCGTGTTGGGCTCGGCCTGAAACCACGCACGGTGTATGAACTTGACCGTGCGTTCTTCGCGAACTACCTGCCAAGTGAAACCTAA
- a CDS encoding serine hydrolase, with the protein MHGKRTPFFALVLLFTATVAARADKIDDYVKAEMQRQHIPGTSIAVLKDGKIIKAEGYGLANVELNVPARPETVYKIGSVSKQLIATGIMILIQDGKLSLDDKISKFLEGTPDTWKEITVRHLLTHTSGLVREAPGFDPLKIQNDADVIKTAYPLPLRFAPGEKWEYCNVGYFSLAEIIRKVTGMPWGDYLNERLYSPLEMNATRTTTMTALVQNRANGYVWTDGKLQNAGVYFALRPSGAFLSTVLDLAKWDAALYTDRILKQSTLSQVWMPVKLNSGATHPYGFGWELSSVAGHKLVHHGGSLPGFRAQIARFVDDKLTVVVLTNGDNANPNSIALGIAAFYIPGLIPERTVARIDPKILDAYTGQYQHPSVVFAVTREGDKLRLQQGSNSEKQDLLPESATNFFMNENRRLTYSFVKDEKGEVAYLVVQLEGRETGRAKKIK; encoded by the coding sequence ATGCACGGCAAACGTACTCCCTTTTTCGCGCTCGTCTTATTGTTCACCGCGACGGTCGCTGCGCGCGCAGACAAAATAGACGACTACGTCAAAGCCGAGATGCAGAGACAGCATATTCCCGGCACATCGATCGCTGTCCTAAAGGACGGGAAGATCATCAAGGCGGAGGGCTACGGCCTGGCAAATGTTGAACTGAATGTTCCTGCCAGACCAGAAACCGTTTACAAAATCGGTTCCGTTAGCAAGCAACTAATCGCCACAGGAATCATGATCCTGATTCAGGACGGCAAGTTGAGCCTCGATGACAAAATCAGCAAGTTTCTTGAAGGCACACCCGATACCTGGAAAGAGATTACCGTCCGACATCTGTTGACCCACACATCGGGACTCGTCCGCGAGGCGCCAGGCTTCGATCCGCTCAAAATCCAAAATGACGCTGACGTAATAAAGACTGCCTACCCATTGCCGCTCCGGTTTGCGCCGGGGGAGAAGTGGGAATATTGCAATGTCGGGTACTTTTCACTGGCCGAGATCATTCGAAAAGTTACCGGCATGCCGTGGGGCGACTACTTGAACGAGCGTCTTTATTCGCCGCTCGAAATGAACGCCACACGCACGACCACCATGACCGCGCTGGTTCAGAACCGCGCAAACGGATATGTCTGGACGGATGGCAAGCTGCAAAACGCCGGCGTCTACTTCGCGTTGCGCCCAAGCGGGGCATTTCTTTCCACCGTTCTTGACCTGGCGAAGTGGGATGCTGCGCTCTACACCGACCGAATTCTCAAGCAGTCTACCCTCAGCCAGGTGTGGATGCCGGTCAAATTGAACAGCGGCGCAACTCATCCTTACGGCTTCGGCTGGGAACTAAGCAGCGTGGCGGGCCACAAGCTGGTGCACCATGGCGGTTCGCTTCCGGGTTTTCGCGCCCAAATCGCGCGATTCGTGGACGATAAACTGACCGTAGTTGTCCTGACGAATGGCGACAATGCAAACCCGAATTCCATCGCGCTCGGCATCGCGGCGTTTTATATACCTGGTTTAATACCGGAGCGCACGGTCGCAAGAATAGACCCCAAAATCCTTGATGCCTACACCGGGCAATATCAGCATCCATCGGTGGTCTTCGCGGTCACCCGCGAAGGCGACAAGTTACGGTTGCAACAAGGGTCGAACTCGGAAAAACAAGATCTGCTGCCGGAAAGCGCAACCAACTTTTTCATGAACGAGAATCGACGCCTCACCTACAGCTTCGTCAAAGATGAAAAAGGAGAAGTCGCCTATCTGGTAGTTCAGCTTGAAGGCCGTGAAACGGGGAGGGCGAAGAAAATCAAATAG
- a CDS encoding DinB family protein — MSIVKAVFEVEHCRVPRGPYEMLEPDVGKLASPVFRGRGGGNIALLPGRLPGRDSEEIMDTQTLIATLEAAPGIIIGLVREVPPQNLKRRPAPNKWSAHEHACHISTGQATFLSRLELMLSDPLPQIKSMEPSPDEEAGSLLSVDLDEALGRYVRERALVVKRLKELSADDWQRTAEHEAFSHYSVYIMFRHLLMHEMLHAYRIDELMLKKDWE, encoded by the coding sequence ATGAGTATCGTGAAGGCGGTGTTTGAAGTAGAACATTGCCGGGTCCCGCGAGGGCCTTATGAGATGCTTGAGCCGGATGTCGGGAAACTTGCAAGTCCGGTTTTTAGGGGGCGGGGCGGTGGCAACATCGCCCTGCTACCCGGCCGGCTTCCTGGCCGCGACTCGGAGGAGATTATGGATACGCAAACGTTGATAGCTACTTTAGAGGCCGCACCCGGCATTATCATTGGCCTCGTCCGCGAGGTGCCGCCCCAGAACCTCAAGCGCCGCCCTGCGCCGAACAAGTGGTCCGCTCACGAGCATGCCTGTCACATATCTACCGGGCAGGCGACATTCCTCTCACGCCTGGAGTTGATGCTCTCTGACCCGCTCCCCCAAATAAAGTCTATGGAACCATCACCGGACGAGGAGGCCGGCTCACTACTGAGCGTTGATCTGGACGAAGCGCTGGGCCGGTACGTGCGGGAGCGGGCGCTGGTCGTTAAGCGGTTGAAGGAGCTATCCGCAGACGATTGGCAGCGGACGGCCGAGCATGAGGCGTTCAGCCACTACTCGGTGTATATAATGTTCAGGCACCTGCTGATGCATGAGATGCTTCACGCATACAGGATAGATGAGCTGATGCTGAAAAAGGATTGGGAGTAA
- a CDS encoding VOC family protein, with protein MKQSIVHIALVVRDYDEAIEFYTKKLHFTLVEDTYQPEQDKRWVVVSPPGSLGTTLLLARASKPEQESFIGNQSGGRVLLFLNTDDFWRDYNDMISNGTKFVREPKKEIYGTVAVFEDLYGNLWDLLDLNDDHPISKRAV; from the coding sequence ATGAAACAATCAATCGTACATATAGCTTTGGTCGTTAGAGATTACGATGAGGCCATAGAGTTTTACACAAAAAAGCTTCATTTCACACTGGTTGAAGATACCTATCAGCCGGAGCAAGATAAGCGCTGGGTAGTGGTCTCTCCGCCTGGCTCGCTTGGAACTACGTTGTTACTAGCGAGAGCGTCAAAACCGGAACAGGAATCTTTCATTGGCAATCAGTCTGGCGGGCGAGTGTTGTTATTTCTCAATACGGATGATTTTTGGAGGGACTACAACGATATGATTTCCAACGGAACAAAGTTCGTCAGAGAGCCTAAGAAAGAAATCTATGGCACGGTTGCTGTTTTTGAAGACCTGTATGGGAATCTGTGGGATCTGCTGGACCTCAATGACGACCATCCAATCTCCAAGCGAGCGGTCTAA
- a CDS encoding VOC family protein, translating into MKRVTGIGGIFFNANDPVALRAWYKQHLGIDVQEWGGTAFTWTDAAGNPTKGTTVWSIGAADGEHFAPSKSTFMVNYRVEDLAAVLQALRDEGCNVLEKTDDSEYGKFGWVMDPEGNKVELWQPPPGQ; encoded by the coding sequence ATGAAGAGAGTCACAGGTATCGGAGGAATCTTCTTCAACGCGAACGACCCTGTCGCACTGCGAGCTTGGTACAAGCAGCACCTGGGAATCGACGTCCAGGAATGGGGAGGCACCGCGTTCACCTGGACCGATGCAGCGGGCAATCCGACAAAGGGAACGACCGTGTGGTCCATCGGCGCCGCTGATGGTGAGCACTTCGCACCAAGCAAGTCGACCTTCATGGTCAACTATCGCGTCGAAGACTTGGCCGCTGTACTTCAGGCGCTTCGGGACGAAGGATGTAACGTCCTGGAGAAGACAGACGATTCCGAGTACGGGAAGTTCGGTTGGGTCATGGACCCAGAGGGCAACAAGGTCGAACTTTGGCAGCCACCTCCGGGACAGTGA
- a CDS encoding MOSC domain-containing protein yields the protein MMIQLGHVCELVRYPVKSMAGTATESAFLGWHGLDGDRRFAFRRLGDDSGFPWLSASRLHELLLYHAFGLDESTGEPLPTHVRTPAGTNVELRSAELQSEVAERFGSSLELMKLKHGIFDDAPVSVISLATIAGIGREAGVDLDRRRFRANIVLETGNPEPFLEDGWVGGTLVFGDSEPRPAVSVTARDVRCMMINLDPDTGSKDVRAMKTVVRLNKNTAGVYGTVVQTGTILVGQTVSLVLGARR from the coding sequence ATGATGATTCAACTCGGGCATGTCTGCGAACTTGTGCGGTATCCCGTCAAGTCGATGGCAGGTACCGCGACGGAGTCGGCATTTCTCGGGTGGCACGGTCTCGATGGTGATCGGCGCTTCGCTTTCCGGCGCTTGGGAGACGACAGCGGCTTCCCGTGGCTTTCGGCAAGCCGCCTCCATGAACTCCTCCTGTATCACGCTTTCGGTCTCGATGAGAGCACCGGCGAGCCTCTGCCAACTCACGTACGCACGCCCGCCGGAACGAACGTAGAGTTGCGCAGCGCAGAGCTCCAGAGCGAGGTTGCCGAGCGTTTTGGCAGCAGCCTGGAATTGATGAAGCTCAAGCACGGGATCTTCGATGATGCGCCGGTATCGGTCATTAGCCTGGCGACCATTGCCGGCATCGGTCGCGAGGCGGGAGTGGATCTCGATCGCCGGCGGTTCCGAGCCAACATTGTGCTTGAGACCGGCAATCCAGAGCCGTTTCTCGAAGATGGGTGGGTTGGCGGGACACTGGTGTTCGGCGATAGTGAGCCAAGGCCAGCCGTAAGTGTGACGGCGCGCGACGTGCGATGTATGATGATTAACCTCGATCCGGACACGGGCTCAAAGGACGTGCGGGCGATGAAGACAGTCGTGCGACTGAACAAGAACACCGCGGGCGTCTATGGAACTGTGGTGCAAACCGGCACAATCCTCGTTGGCCAGACAGTGAGCCTGGTTTTGGGCGCGCGGCGCTGA